Proteins encoded within one genomic window of Granulicella pectinivorans:
- a CDS encoding nucleotide exchange factor GrpE — protein MSEPQVEELNGEVLDQSPREAVEAGEENSGLEAELTQLKGERDQMKDRLARLQAEFDNFRKRQVQEKQDARDYTITSTVEPFLGVMDNFQLALKADGTAEQLRSGVELILKQMEDALKGLNVVAVETIGSQFDPRVHEALGSIETVEFPDHQVMEEIRKGYKIREKLLRPALVRIASNSAQVAE, from the coding sequence ATGAGTGAACCACAGGTAGAAGAGTTGAACGGTGAAGTGCTGGATCAGAGCCCGCGCGAAGCGGTTGAAGCGGGTGAAGAGAACTCGGGCCTCGAAGCGGAGCTGACGCAGTTGAAGGGCGAGCGCGACCAGATGAAGGACAGGCTGGCGCGGTTGCAGGCGGAGTTCGACAACTTCCGCAAGCGCCAGGTGCAGGAGAAGCAGGACGCGCGCGACTACACCATCACCTCGACGGTTGAGCCGTTCCTGGGCGTGATGGACAACTTCCAGTTGGCGCTGAAGGCCGATGGCACCGCGGAGCAACTGCGTTCGGGCGTCGAGCTGATTCTGAAGCAGATGGAAGATGCGCTGAAGGGGTTGAACGTGGTAGCCGTCGAGACGATCGGGTCGCAGTTCGATCCGCGCGTCCATGAGGCGTTGGGAAGCATCGAAACGGTGGAGTTTCCGGATCACCAGGTGATGGAAGAGATCCGCAAGGGCTACAAGATCCGCGAGAAGCTGCTGCGGCCCGCGCTGGTCAGGATTGCTTCGAACTCCGCGCAGGTGGCAGAGTAA
- a CDS encoding cupin domain-containing protein has translation MTTETIYPPLPADDLARTLTIAKPMTDQGLLHLGVVGDTYTILLSGKDTAGRFCLIDMHVPPGGGPPPHRHDFEESFLLLEGELEATFRGEKVTVRAGETVHVPANAPHQFRNVSAAATRMLCICSPAGQEEFFEQVGVPVSTRTTAPPNLDEAGEKAFREKAGALLGKYRTEMVHP, from the coding sequence ATGACGACCGAGACGATCTACCCGCCGCTTCCTGCCGATGATCTTGCGCGCACGCTGACGATTGCGAAACCGATGACGGACCAGGGGCTTCTGCACCTGGGCGTTGTGGGGGATACGTACACCATCCTGCTTTCGGGCAAGGACACGGCGGGGCGCTTTTGCCTGATCGACATGCATGTTCCGCCCGGCGGTGGGCCTCCACCCCACCGGCATGACTTCGAGGAGAGTTTTCTCCTGCTTGAAGGCGAGTTGGAGGCTACTTTTCGCGGGGAGAAGGTGACGGTGCGCGCGGGCGAGACGGTGCATGTGCCGGCGAACGCTCCGCATCAGTTCCGGAACGTCTCTGCCGCCGCGACGAGGATGCTCTGTATCTGCTCTCCCGCGGGGCAGGAGGAGTTCTTCGAGCAGGTTGGAGTTCCCGTGTCGACGCGGACGACTGCGCCTCCCAATCTCGATGAGGCGGGGGAGAAGGCGTTTCGGGAGAAGGCGGGAGCGCTTCTCGGCAAGTACCGCACCGAAATGGTGCATCCGTAG
- the hrcA gene encoding heat-inducible transcriptional repressor HrcA yields the protein MSDERVTARQRAILMTILERYIATGEPVSSGTIAASLGTTNLSSATVRNEMADLADAGLLEQPHTSAGRIPTARAFRMYVEQLRVNDGGGLVGLSAVSRSQIDRKFAGVNGTSEVLERTSHVLATLSSGVGLAVTAAAGLVDTLEHIHFSRLAPARVLAVVVTQSGQVRDRVLALEKDLSTLALETASRFLNESFRGWSMEAVRSELTRLVEGERMEYQRMLEARALWAKAVPEGSAGVQQTVYVEGVANLIGGQDGARLRDLLSALEAKQRLVELLNAYIDARQESVRVVFDLEEQAPEMAGLVLIAAPARMQGETRGTVGVIGPKRMQYEQTMSAVMYMARVFDRMLETPGGTG from the coding sequence ATGTCGGATGAGCGGGTTACGGCGCGGCAACGGGCCATCCTGATGACAATCCTGGAGCGCTATATCGCGACCGGGGAGCCGGTCTCTTCGGGCACGATTGCGGCTTCGCTGGGAACGACCAATCTCAGTTCGGCGACCGTGCGCAACGAGATGGCCGATCTGGCGGACGCGGGGCTTCTGGAGCAGCCGCACACGTCGGCGGGCCGCATTCCCACGGCACGGGCCTTTCGGATGTATGTGGAGCAGTTGCGCGTCAATGACGGAGGCGGACTGGTGGGGCTTTCGGCGGTTTCGCGGTCGCAGATCGATAGGAAGTTTGCCGGAGTGAATGGAACCTCCGAGGTCCTGGAGAGGACTTCGCATGTGCTGGCTACGCTCTCGAGCGGGGTTGGGCTTGCGGTGACGGCTGCGGCCGGACTTGTCGACACGCTGGAACATATTCATTTTTCACGGCTTGCGCCCGCCAGAGTGCTGGCGGTGGTGGTCACGCAGAGCGGCCAGGTGCGCGATCGGGTGCTCGCACTCGAAAAAGACCTCTCCACGCTGGCGCTGGAGACTGCGTCTCGGTTTTTGAACGAGAGTTTTCGTGGGTGGAGCATGGAAGCCGTGCGTTCCGAGCTGACGCGCCTGGTGGAAGGCGAGCGGATGGAGTATCAGAGGATGCTGGAGGCCCGTGCGCTTTGGGCGAAGGCTGTGCCGGAGGGCTCAGCCGGGGTACAGCAGACGGTGTATGTTGAGGGTGTCGCGAACCTGATCGGCGGGCAGGACGGGGCTCGGCTGAGGGATCTGCTGTCGGCGCTGGAGGCCAAGCAGAGACTGGTGGAGCTGCTGAATGCGTATATCGACGCCCGGCAGGAGAGCGTGCGGGTGGTCTTCGACCTGGAAGAGCAGGCTCCGGAGATGGCCGGGCTGGTGCTGATTGCGGCGCCCGCTCGGATGCAGGGAGAGACGCGCGGGACGGTCGGTGTGATCGGTCCGAAGCGGATGCAGTATGAGCAGACCATGAGCGCCGTGATGTACATGGCCAGGGTATTCGACCGGATGCTGGAGACGCCGGGCGGGACGGGTTGA
- the guaA gene encoding glutamine-hydrolyzing GMP synthase, producing MDTSTSTTSSTIVILDFGSQYTQLIARRIREFNVFSVVIPCTTPLEKILALDPRGIILSGGPSSVYDADAPAADPAILEQNLPVLGICYGLQFIAHHLGGKVVPSDRREYGHAEVEILAENQLFRGLPQNIDVWMSHGDEAQTLPEGFTRTAQTSNALAGIANEDARIWAVQFHPEVAHTRQGMELLKNFCLDICGAEPNWTPEHFIQTTVERVRAQVGNGHAICGLSGGVDSSVAAVLVARAIGDRLTCIFVNNGVLRKDEFYKVQKTMREQLGLNVVAVDAAQRFLDKLAGITDPERKRKIIGNEFIAVFDDEAKKIFEAEKSSGEEVAWLVQGTLYPDVIESSSVHGPSHTIKSHHNVGGLPEDMKLKLIEPLRDLFKDEVRRIGRDLGMPADIIDRQPFPGPGLAVRILGEVTPERVAILQEADEIVVDEIKKAGLYKKVWQSFAVLLPVKSVGVMGDQRTYANTCAIRAVESEDGMTADWAPLPYEVLRTISSRIVSEVRGINRVVYDITSKPPGTIEWE from the coding sequence GTGGACACCTCGACAAGCACGACCTCCTCAACCATCGTCATCCTCGACTTCGGCTCGCAGTACACGCAGCTGATCGCCCGCCGTATCCGCGAGTTCAACGTCTTCTCCGTCGTCATCCCCTGCACCACGCCGCTCGAGAAGATCCTCGCGCTCGACCCCAGGGGCATCATCCTGTCGGGTGGTCCCAGCTCGGTTTACGACGCCGACGCCCCCGCAGCCGACCCCGCCATCCTCGAGCAAAACCTCCCCGTCCTGGGCATCTGCTACGGCCTCCAGTTCATCGCGCATCACCTCGGCGGCAAAGTCGTCCCGTCCGACCGCCGCGAGTACGGCCACGCCGAGGTCGAAATCCTCGCCGAAAACCAGCTCTTCCGCGGCCTGCCGCAGAACATCGACGTCTGGATGTCCCACGGCGACGAGGCCCAGACGCTGCCCGAAGGCTTCACCCGCACCGCCCAGACCTCGAACGCGCTCGCCGGCATCGCCAACGAAGACGCCCGCATCTGGGCCGTCCAGTTCCATCCCGAGGTCGCCCACACCCGGCAGGGCATGGAGCTGCTCAAGAACTTCTGCCTCGACATCTGCGGCGCCGAGCCCAATTGGACCCCCGAGCACTTCATCCAGACCACCGTCGAACGCGTCCGCGCACAGGTCGGCAACGGCCACGCCATCTGCGGCCTCTCCGGCGGCGTCGACTCGTCCGTCGCCGCCGTGCTCGTCGCCAGGGCCATCGGCGACCGCCTCACCTGTATCTTTGTGAACAACGGTGTTCTGCGCAAAGACGAGTTCTACAAGGTCCAGAAAACTATGCGCGAGCAGCTCGGCCTGAACGTCGTCGCCGTCGACGCCGCGCAGCGCTTCCTCGATAAACTCGCCGGCATCACCGACCCCGAGCGCAAACGCAAGATCATCGGCAACGAGTTCATCGCGGTCTTCGACGACGAAGCCAAGAAGATCTTCGAAGCCGAAAAATCATCGGGCGAAGAGGTCGCATGGCTCGTTCAGGGCACGCTTTACCCCGACGTCATCGAGAGCTCCTCCGTTCACGGACCGTCGCACACCATCAAGAGCCACCACAACGTAGGCGGCCTTCCCGAGGACATGAAGCTCAAGCTCATCGAGCCGTTGCGCGATCTCTTCAAGGATGAAGTCCGCCGCATCGGCCGCGACCTCGGCATGCCCGCCGATATCATCGACCGCCAGCCCTTCCCCGGCCCCGGCCTCGCCGTCCGCATCCTCGGCGAAGTCACCCCGGAGCGTGTCGCGATCCTGCAGGAGGCCGACGAGATCGTCGTCGATGAGATCAAGAAGGCCGGCCTCTACAAGAAGGTCTGGCAGAGCTTCGCCGTCCTCTTACCCGTCAAGTCCGTCGGCGTCATGGGAGACCAGCGCACCTACGCCAACACCTGCGCCATTCGCGCCGTGGAAAGCGAAGACGGCATGACCGCCGACTGGGCACCTCTTCCCTACGAGGTGCTGCGCACCATCTCCAGCCGCATCGTAAGCGAGGTGCGAGGCATCAACCGCGTCGTCTACGACATCACCTCGAAGCCGCCAGGAACCATCGAGTGGGAGTAA
- a CDS encoding AI-2E family transporter: MPYHHLESTSQEHDLSTSITTTHQDPEKPTPTTLAQSLVETPAQRRAAVRAHILFGLGAILLVLLAWTLNKELRIIYVAALFAVVLMPVIESIRKIDVRGWRPSRPVAIVILIAGIALGMALFLTFALPPVMRDLREFLTDLPQRVPEAVAKIKHIPMADKLGVDDLAAKAENAATAIGGYVFSALPKWLAHILDVLTAVFLCIYFMIEGDDAYEFLLSLFKPASRMRLDATLQKAELKMSKWLLGQGLLMLSIGVCSTIVFGILHVRYFVLLGVLMGLLNIIPIAGGVITIVLVAGVAALDSWPKMFGVLIFYLIYVNFENAFLTPRIMKSSVDLMGLTVLVALMIGTALAGIVGALVAVPTAALISVLLDEYAVQRTDGEDPPPILLSSESKP; encoded by the coding sequence ATTCCGTACCATCATCTTGAGAGCACCTCCCAGGAGCACGACCTGTCCACCTCAATTACCACCACCCATCAGGATCCGGAAAAGCCTACGCCCACCACGCTCGCGCAAAGTCTCGTTGAAACCCCGGCCCAGCGCCGCGCCGCCGTTCGCGCCCACATCCTCTTCGGCCTCGGCGCCATCCTTCTTGTCCTTCTCGCCTGGACGCTGAACAAAGAGCTGCGCATCATCTATGTCGCGGCCCTCTTCGCCGTGGTTCTCATGCCGGTCATCGAGTCGATCCGGAAGATCGATGTTCGCGGCTGGCGCCCCTCGCGCCCCGTCGCCATCGTCATCCTCATCGCCGGTATCGCTCTTGGCATGGCGCTCTTTCTTACCTTCGCCCTGCCTCCGGTGATGCGCGACCTGCGCGAGTTCCTCACCGACCTTCCGCAGCGCGTGCCCGAGGCCGTCGCGAAGATCAAGCACATTCCCATGGCCGACAAGCTGGGTGTCGACGACCTGGCAGCCAAGGCCGAGAATGCAGCAACCGCCATCGGTGGCTACGTCTTCTCCGCCCTGCCCAAATGGCTGGCGCACATCCTCGACGTTCTGACCGCCGTCTTCCTCTGCATCTACTTCATGATCGAGGGCGACGACGCCTACGAGTTCCTGCTCTCGCTCTTTAAGCCAGCCTCCCGCATGCGGCTGGACGCCACGCTCCAGAAGGCTGAACTGAAGATGAGCAAATGGCTCCTGGGACAGGGTCTGCTGATGCTCTCTATCGGCGTCTGCAGCACCATCGTCTTCGGCATCCTGCACGTGCGGTACTTCGTCCTGCTGGGTGTACTGATGGGTCTGCTCAACATCATCCCCATCGCCGGCGGCGTCATCACCATCGTGCTCGTCGCGGGAGTGGCGGCGCTGGACTCCTGGCCCAAGATGTTCGGCGTGCTCATCTTCTACCTCATCTACGTGAACTTCGAGAACGCCTTCCTGACGCCGCGCATCATGAAGTCGAGCGTGGACCTCATGGGCCTCACCGTACTGGTCGCCCTCATGATCGGGACCGCGCTCGCTGGGATCGTCGGCGCTCTGGTCGCCGTCCCCACCGCGGCCCTCATCTCGGTCCTGCTGGACGAGTATGCGGTCCAACGGACGGACGGTGAAGACCCACCACCCATCCTGTTATCCTCAGAGTCAAAGCCCTAG
- the galE gene encoding UDP-glucose 4-epimerase GalE, whose product MRVLVTGGSGYIGSHAVRDLAAAGHEVVILDNLSTGNPALAKGFRLVQGDIADRELLKSLLADVDAVMHFAASAYVGESVSNPRKYFHNNVESALLLMDSVLESSVRQFVFSSTCATYGIPDKLPITETSHQKPINPYGVTKLFFEDVLSAYSVAHGLRYVALRYFNAAGAHPNGEIGEIHHPETHLIPLTLKAALGTAPPLTVFGKDLDTPDGTCIRDFIHVSDLATAHTAAVAYLENGGASTAINLGTGKGTSIAELLAIVEEVSGKPVPHVYAAPRAGDPPALYSDPSKAKEVLGWKSKYDIRDIIETAYQWELKLPSFLAQ is encoded by the coding sequence ATGAGAGTGCTTGTAACGGGCGGTAGCGGCTACATCGGATCTCACGCCGTGCGTGACCTCGCAGCCGCAGGCCATGAGGTCGTCATCCTCGACAACCTCTCCACCGGAAACCCCGCCCTCGCCAAAGGATTCAGGCTTGTTCAGGGCGACATCGCAGACCGCGAACTCCTAAAGTCCCTGCTCGCAGACGTCGATGCCGTCATGCACTTCGCCGCTTCGGCCTATGTCGGCGAGTCCGTCTCGAACCCGCGCAAGTACTTCCACAACAACGTTGAGTCAGCGCTTCTCCTCATGGACTCCGTGCTCGAGAGCAGCGTCCGCCAGTTCGTGTTCTCCTCCACCTGCGCGACCTACGGCATCCCCGACAAACTCCCCATCACCGAGACCAGCCACCAGAAGCCGATCAATCCCTACGGCGTCACCAAGCTCTTCTTCGAAGATGTCCTCTCGGCCTATAGCGTCGCGCATGGCCTTCGCTATGTCGCACTGCGTTACTTCAACGCCGCCGGCGCGCATCCCAACGGAGAGATCGGCGAAATTCACCATCCCGAAACACATCTGATCCCGCTGACGTTGAAGGCTGCTCTCGGCACCGCGCCACCGCTCACCGTCTTCGGCAAGGATCTCGACACCCCCGACGGCACCTGCATCCGCGACTTCATCCACGTCTCCGATCTCGCCACCGCGCACACCGCCGCCGTCGCCTATCTGGAGAACGGCGGCGCCTCAACCGCCATCAACCTCGGCACGGGCAAGGGCACGTCGATCGCGGAGCTCCTCGCCATCGTCGAAGAGGTCTCCGGCAAGCCAGTTCCGCACGTCTACGCCGCCCCGCGCGCAGGCGATCCGCCGGCCCTCTACTCCGACCCCAGCAAAGCGAAGGAAGTCCTCGGCTGGAAGTCGAAGTACGATATCCGCGACATCATCGAGACCGCCTATCAGTGGGAGTTGAAGCTGCCCAGCTTCCTCGCGCAGTAG
- the dnaJ gene encoding molecular chaperone DnaJ encodes MATANVTKTDFYEVLQVTRTATDQELKSSYRKLAMQYHPDRNPDNPAAEEKFKECSEAYQILSDPEKRAAYDRYGHAAFQGGGPGAGGNPFAGGNAQDLGDIFGDLFGEMFNMGGGGRKSSRVQRGRDLRYDMTLEFEDAVFGKEKDITIRRSETCSDCKGSGAAAGKAPVTCTQCGGRGQLRMQQGFFSVARTCPQCQGAGTIVQDPCKTCAGQTTVQKEHTITVKVPAGVEQDTRIRYQGEGEAGKYGGPGGDLYVVLNVKPHKFFERDGDDLHCVMPISFPQAALGTELEIETLYGRETIKVPEGTQSGKSFKLRDKGVPHLNERGKGDLIVEVRVRTPSKLSKQQKDLLRQLEETMGVENTPHSSGLFDKMKDMFS; translated from the coding sequence ATGGCTACGGCTAACGTGACTAAGACCGATTTTTATGAAGTGTTGCAGGTAACCCGGACGGCGACGGACCAGGAGCTGAAGTCCAGCTATCGCAAGCTGGCGATGCAGTACCATCCTGACCGCAACCCGGACAATCCGGCGGCCGAGGAGAAGTTCAAGGAGTGCAGCGAGGCGTACCAGATCCTGAGCGATCCGGAGAAGCGCGCTGCCTACGACCGGTACGGGCATGCGGCGTTCCAGGGCGGCGGACCGGGTGCGGGCGGTAATCCGTTCGCCGGCGGCAATGCGCAGGACCTGGGCGACATCTTCGGCGACCTGTTCGGCGAGATGTTCAACATGGGCGGCGGTGGCCGGAAGAGTTCGCGCGTACAGCGTGGGCGCGACCTGCGCTACGACATGACGCTGGAGTTCGAAGACGCCGTCTTCGGCAAGGAGAAGGACATCACGATCCGGCGTTCGGAGACCTGTTCCGACTGCAAGGGATCGGGTGCGGCGGCGGGTAAGGCGCCGGTCACCTGCACGCAGTGCGGCGGACGCGGCCAACTGCGGATGCAGCAGGGCTTCTTCTCGGTCGCGCGGACGTGTCCGCAGTGCCAGGGCGCCGGCACGATCGTGCAGGATCCGTGCAAGACCTGCGCTGGACAGACCACCGTCCAGAAGGAGCACACCATCACCGTCAAGGTTCCGGCGGGCGTGGAGCAGGATACGCGGATTCGCTACCAGGGCGAGGGCGAGGCGGGCAAGTATGGCGGGCCCGGCGGCGACCTGTACGTGGTGCTGAATGTGAAGCCGCACAAGTTCTTCGAGCGTGACGGCGACGATCTGCACTGTGTGATGCCGATCTCGTTTCCGCAGGCGGCGCTGGGTACGGAGCTCGAGATCGAGACGCTCTATGGGCGCGAGACGATCAAGGTTCCCGAAGGCACGCAGAGCGGCAAGTCGTTCAAGCTGCGCGATAAGGGAGTGCCTCACCTGAACGAGCGCGGCAAGGGTGACCTGATCGTCGAGGTGCGGGTGCGGACGCCGTCGAAGCTTTCGAAGCAGCAGAAGGATTTGCTGCGGCAGCTTGAGGAGACGATGGGTGTGGAGAATACGCCGCACTCGAGCGGACTCTTCGACAAGATGAAGGATATGTTCTCGTAG
- a CDS encoding Mrp/NBP35 family ATP-binding protein: MGTMGMQGPQPLPGISHVIAVGSGKGGVGKTTVAVNLAVALGKLGYRVGLIDADIYGPNVPTMLGVTRQPNITDNSMMEPILSHGVKFISVGLISPGDKPMVMRGPMLHQIIRQFLQQVLWGELDFLIVDLPPGTGDVVISLVQTVPLTGAVVVSTGSSVALQDARKALEMFHQVKVEVIGLVENMSQMVLPDGTVLDVFGAGGTERTAAQFGLEFLGSVDLNPSVREGGDRGMPAALAGPESNLGKPFFEIAHRVVSRAIEISRSESDVLEIS; the protein is encoded by the coding sequence ATGGGAACGATGGGAATGCAGGGACCGCAGCCTTTGCCGGGAATTTCGCATGTGATCGCTGTTGGCAGTGGTAAGGGTGGGGTCGGGAAGACCACGGTGGCCGTGAATCTGGCCGTGGCGCTGGGCAAGCTTGGCTACCGTGTCGGGCTGATCGATGCCGACATCTATGGGCCGAACGTGCCCACCATGCTGGGCGTGACGCGCCAGCCGAACATCACCGACAACTCCATGATGGAGCCGATTCTGTCGCATGGGGTGAAGTTCATCTCGGTCGGGCTGATCTCGCCCGGAGACAAGCCCATGGTGATGCGTGGGCCGATGCTGCACCAGATCATTCGGCAGTTTCTGCAGCAGGTGCTCTGGGGCGAGCTGGACTTTCTGATCGTCGACCTGCCTCCTGGAACGGGCGATGTGGTCATCTCGCTGGTCCAGACAGTGCCGCTGACCGGGGCTGTCGTGGTTTCGACGGGGTCGTCGGTCGCGTTGCAGGATGCGCGGAAGGCGCTTGAGATGTTTCACCAGGTGAAGGTCGAGGTCATCGGGCTGGTCGAGAATATGTCGCAGATGGTGCTGCCGGATGGGACGGTTCTCGACGTCTTCGGCGCGGGCGGCACGGAGAGGACGGCGGCGCAGTTCGGCCTCGAGTTCCTCGGATCGGTCGATCTGAATCCGAGCGTGCGCGAAGGCGGCGATCGCGGAATGCCGGCTGCGCTGGCCGGTCCTGAATCCAACCTCGGCAAGCCGTTCTTTGAGATTGCGCATCGCGTGGTGAGCCGGGCGATCGAGATCTCGCGGTCGGAGTCGGATGTTTTAGAGATCTCGTAG
- a CDS encoding VWA domain-containing protein, whose amino-acid sequence MKLLGCVLCLVAGGVGMAQTPAPAEQDQPDYTLRTTSNVVLMPTQVQTKHGDMLYTLTADQFVVEDNGVRQKVKLDEDTDSLGLSLVVAVQCSRSAVMEFQKLQGLGTMIDEIAGGAPREVAIVEYGSDADVIGKFTSSPDGTMRALADLQPCEDTGAATLDAVAFAAKMLDARKNHYRHAILLISETRDHGSKIRAEEVIASLGRTNTVVDAVSFQPAKNEMALSLFHGQYGPGPIGLLVAAVHAMRKNVSKQLAALSGGEYINFGSQKGFDNGLHTISNHIHNYYLLSFQPPSNDKEPGLHKLTVKIPDYPDAKIRTRESYWSGALDVPVVPETKDELKDDKDDKK is encoded by the coding sequence ATGAAGCTCTTGGGTTGTGTCCTTTGCTTGGTGGCCGGTGGTGTGGGAATGGCGCAGACTCCAGCGCCCGCAGAGCAGGATCAGCCGGACTACACGTTGCGAACGACCTCGAATGTCGTGCTGATGCCTACACAGGTGCAGACCAAGCATGGCGACATGCTATACACGTTGACGGCCGACCAGTTCGTCGTGGAAGACAACGGCGTACGGCAGAAGGTCAAGCTCGACGAAGACACCGACTCGTTGGGGCTTTCTCTGGTTGTCGCGGTGCAGTGCAGCCGGTCGGCGGTGATGGAGTTTCAGAAGCTGCAGGGACTGGGCACGATGATCGACGAGATCGCGGGGGGCGCGCCGCGCGAGGTGGCGATCGTCGAGTACGGCTCCGATGCGGATGTCATCGGAAAGTTTACGTCGAGCCCCGATGGCACGATGCGGGCGTTGGCCGATCTGCAACCCTGTGAAGACACCGGAGCGGCGACGCTCGATGCGGTGGCCTTTGCGGCGAAGATGCTGGATGCGCGCAAAAATCACTATCGCCATGCAATTCTGCTGATCTCGGAGACACGCGATCACGGCAGCAAGATCCGCGCGGAAGAGGTGATTGCCTCACTGGGACGGACAAACACGGTGGTCGATGCAGTGTCGTTCCAGCCCGCGAAGAATGAGATGGCGTTGAGCCTGTTCCATGGGCAGTATGGGCCGGGGCCGATTGGGCTTCTGGTGGCGGCGGTCCATGCGATGCGGAAGAACGTGTCCAAACAGCTGGCTGCGCTGTCGGGCGGGGAGTACATCAACTTCGGGTCGCAGAAGGGATTCGATAACGGCCTGCACACGATTTCGAACCATATCCACAACTACTATTTGTTGAGCTTTCAGCCACCGAGCAACGACAAGGAGCCCGGGCTGCATAAGCTGACGGTCAAGATCCCCGACTATCCGGATGCGAAGATCCGGACGCGCGAGAGCTACTGGTCGGGCGCGCTCGATGTGCCGGTAGTGCCGGAGACGAAGGATGAGTTGAAGGACGATAAGGACGACAAGAAGTAG
- a CDS encoding glycosyltransferase family 2 protein → MISILILTLNEVGNLPHCMKTVSWSDDVHVLDSYSTDGTIELAKELGGQVWFRKFDSFSQQQNWALENIPFKYPWVFYFDADERVTPKLQASMLAAVANPGDNVAFRIQRRDFLRDTWLEHVQMTAFYERLFRPEKMRYERLGHCVSKPDGPVATIEGYLDHYPFSKGWADWVKRHNFYSDQEAQQIVANRGDAKDIRWGALISPVDNKERRVTIKEIYYRMPGRPVLKFLTMYVAKRGFLDGMAGFYYSVMIAFYELMIVLKTDELNRGPEKGPGA, encoded by the coding sequence ATGATCTCGATTCTTATCCTGACGTTGAATGAAGTTGGCAACCTGCCGCACTGCATGAAGACCGTAAGCTGGTCGGACGATGTGCATGTGCTCGACTCGTACAGCACCGATGGAACGATCGAGCTGGCGAAGGAGCTGGGGGGACAGGTCTGGTTTCGCAAGTTCGATAGTTTCTCGCAACAGCAGAACTGGGCGCTGGAAAACATTCCGTTCAAGTATCCGTGGGTCTTCTACTTCGATGCCGATGAGCGCGTGACGCCGAAGCTGCAGGCGTCGATGCTGGCTGCGGTGGCGAACCCCGGAGACAACGTTGCTTTCCGGATTCAGCGGCGCGACTTTCTGCGCGATACGTGGCTCGAGCATGTGCAGATGACGGCGTTTTACGAGCGGCTGTTCCGGCCGGAGAAGATGCGGTATGAGCGGCTGGGGCACTGCGTGTCGAAGCCGGATGGACCGGTCGCGACGATCGAGGGATATCTCGATCACTACCCGTTCAGCAAGGGCTGGGCCGATTGGGTGAAGCGGCATAACTTCTACAGCGACCAGGAAGCGCAGCAGATTGTCGCGAACCGTGGGGATGCGAAGGACATACGGTGGGGCGCTCTGATCTCGCCCGTGGACAACAAAGAACGGCGGGTGACCATCAAGGAGATCTACTACCGGATGCCAGGTCGGCCTGTGCTGAAGTTTTTGACGATGTACGTGGCGAAGCGCGGGTTTCTGGATGGAATGGCCGGGTTCTATTACTCGGTGATGATTGCGTTTTATGAATTGATGATCGTGCTGAAGACGGATGAGTTGAATCGTGGGCCGGAGAAGGGGCCCGGGGCTTGA
- a CDS encoding RsmE family RNA methyltransferase, with protein sequence MTRRRWIADTWTLQGDRPNTAALTGEQASHLARVLRAQPGQIFDVVAGGFLHRAEVTTVSPEKVEFTMHEELEADAALPLHLYLAVFKFDHLEWAIEKATELGVATITPILARRTEKHLAQAAAKRVERWRRIAHEASQQSRRTDVPTITDPIALKLALEKEQSPTRILLSETEQNTTLAEALSQGTATALAIGPEGGWTQDEMNLFTQHQWIHVTLGPRILRAETAAIAAIAIAGTYL encoded by the coding sequence ATGACTCGCCGCCGCTGGATCGCCGATACCTGGACTCTCCAGGGAGACCGCCCGAACACCGCCGCCCTCACCGGCGAGCAGGCCTCACATCTTGCCCGCGTTCTCCGCGCGCAGCCTGGACAGATCTTCGACGTCGTTGCTGGAGGGTTCCTGCACCGCGCCGAAGTCACCACCGTCTCCCCGGAAAAAGTAGAGTTCACCATGCACGAGGAGCTCGAGGCAGATGCGGCCCTGCCGCTCCATCTCTATCTGGCTGTCTTCAAATTCGATCATCTCGAATGGGCGATCGAAAAAGCCACCGAGCTGGGCGTCGCAACCATCACCCCCATCCTCGCCCGCCGCACGGAAAAGCACCTCGCCCAGGCTGCCGCGAAGCGCGTCGAACGCTGGCGCCGCATCGCTCACGAGGCCAGCCAGCAATCCCGGCGGACAGACGTGCCGACCATCACCGACCCCATCGCGCTCAAGCTCGCGCTCGAGAAAGAGCAAAGCCCCACGCGCATCCTTCTGTCTGAAACCGAGCAGAACACGACCCTCGCCGAAGCGCTCTCGCAAGGCACCGCCACCGCCCTGGCCATCGGCCCCGAAGGCGGCTGGACGCAGGATGAGATGAATCTCTTCACGCAGCATCAGTGGATTCACGTCACACTCGGCCCACGCATCCTTCGCGCCGAGACCGCTGCCATCGCCGCCATCGCGATCGCCGGCACCTACCTCTAA